A section of the Streptomyces sp. SCL15-4 genome encodes:
- a CDS encoding MerR family transcriptional regulator: MTVMQTTPAATEHATPADICSAPPRRHPRPDGQDRYTISEVVAFTGLTAHTLRWYERIGLMPHVDRSHTGQRRYSNRDLDWLDFVTKLRLTGMPVADMVRYAELVRRGEDTYAERQALLESTRRDVLNRIAELRDTLAVLDRKISFYAMEGTSR; encoded by the coding sequence ATGACGGTGATGCAGACCACGCCAGCGGCCACCGAGCACGCCACCCCCGCCGACATCTGCTCCGCCCCTCCCCGGCGCCACCCCCGGCCCGACGGCCAGGACCGCTACACGATCAGCGAGGTCGTCGCGTTCACCGGCCTGACCGCGCACACCCTGCGGTGGTACGAGCGGATCGGGCTGATGCCGCACGTCGACCGCTCGCACACCGGCCAGCGCCGCTACAGCAACCGCGACCTGGACTGGCTGGACTTCGTGACCAAGCTCCGGCTGACCGGCATGCCGGTGGCGGACATGGTGCGGTACGCGGAACTCGTCCGCCGTGGCGAGGACACGTACGCGGAGCGGCAGGCCCTGCTGGAGTCGACCCGCCGGGACGTCCTGAACAGGATCGCCGAACTGCGGGACACGCTCGCCGTACTCGACCGCAAGATCAGCTTTTACGCGATGGAGGGAACTTCTCGATGA
- a CDS encoding aldo/keto reductase — protein sequence MTDARIPTVRLGADGPEVGVQGLGCMGMNFGYGPTDAGQARAALDRALELGVTLYDTADAYGDGENERFLSPFFKAHRDEVVVATKFALSIPPDDPTKRIIRNDAPYIRQAVEASLKRLDIDVIDLYYMHRRDVNVPIEETVGTMAELVREGKVKHLGLSEVTADELRTAHAVHPIAAVQSEWSLFSRDIEARVVPAARDLGVALVPYSPLGRGFLTGSFTNAEQDLTSDDFRRQHPRFTGANASANAALLEPIRAVAEARGATLGQIALAWAQQRASVAGLTVVPIPGTRKPGRVEENVAATRITLTEEELTALEPIAAHVAGDRYPDMRFASAGRE from the coding sequence ATGACCGACGCCAGGATTCCGACGGTACGACTCGGCGCGGACGGACCGGAGGTCGGCGTACAGGGCCTGGGCTGCATGGGCATGAACTTCGGCTACGGCCCGACGGACGCCGGCCAGGCCCGTGCCGCGCTGGACCGGGCGCTGGAGCTGGGCGTGACGCTGTACGACACGGCGGACGCCTACGGCGACGGGGAGAACGAGCGGTTCCTCTCCCCGTTCTTCAAGGCGCACCGGGACGAGGTGGTCGTCGCCACCAAGTTCGCCCTGTCGATTCCGCCGGACGACCCGACCAAGCGGATCATCCGCAACGACGCGCCCTACATCCGCCAGGCGGTCGAGGCCAGCCTGAAGCGGCTGGACATCGACGTGATCGACCTCTACTACATGCACCGCCGCGATGTGAACGTCCCCATCGAGGAGACCGTCGGCACGATGGCGGAGCTGGTCCGCGAGGGCAAGGTCAAGCACCTCGGGCTCAGCGAGGTCACCGCGGACGAACTGCGCACCGCCCACGCCGTGCACCCGATCGCGGCCGTGCAGTCGGAATGGTCCCTGTTCAGCCGGGACATCGAGGCCAGGGTCGTACCGGCCGCGCGGGACCTGGGCGTGGCCCTGGTGCCGTACTCGCCGCTCGGTCGAGGCTTCCTCACCGGCTCCTTCACCAACGCCGAGCAGGACCTCACGTCCGACGACTTCCGCCGTCAGCACCCCCGCTTCACCGGCGCCAACGCGTCCGCCAACGCGGCCCTGCTGGAGCCGATCCGGGCCGTCGCCGAGGCCCGCGGCGCCACTCTCGGCCAGATCGCCCTGGCCTGGGCGCAGCAGCGGGCGTCGGTCGCCGGCCTGACCGTGGTGCCGATCCCGGGCACCCGCAAGCCGGGCCGGGTCGAGGAGAACGTGGCGGCGACCCGCATCACCCTGACGGAAGAGGAGCTGACCGCACTGGAGCCGATCGCCGCCCACGTGGCAGGCGACCGCTACCCGGACATGCGCTTCGCCTCGGCGGGCCGCGAGTAA
- a CDS encoding DUF4429 domain-containing protein, whose protein sequence is MGDVLAGFHAVWEFESDSVLIRYERGIRTPKLFQALGERRIPLAAVEGVTLDPGRRGTVVLRLRPRAGADPLMEAADGQLKEGSDPYRLVLPAERETLAEYYADELKGLLTESGPADRHLVAAPGAPLQFKAYDGKASFDGTSVQFRWSWTGASSAKWKAGDQSFAVTELSGVEWRSPEVFEGHLRLIRRSADPAAPAQPDQDPAAVVFGLGYGPVHESLPFAAAVLAAVRTRGPVPAIPAPARRDPADIAERIRHLGELHQAGLVTDEEFSSKKAELLAEL, encoded by the coding sequence ATGGGTGACGTACTGGCGGGATTTCATGCCGTCTGGGAGTTCGAGTCCGACTCCGTGCTCATCCGTTACGAACGGGGGATTCGAACACCGAAGCTGTTCCAGGCGCTGGGCGAGCGCCGGATCCCGCTGGCCGCGGTCGAGGGCGTGACGCTGGACCCGGGCAGGCGGGGGACGGTCGTGCTGCGCCTGCGGCCGCGGGCAGGCGCCGATCCGCTGATGGAGGCGGCCGACGGGCAGCTGAAGGAGGGCTCCGATCCCTACCGGCTGGTGCTGCCGGCCGAGCGGGAGACCCTCGCGGAGTACTACGCCGACGAACTGAAGGGGCTGCTCACCGAGTCGGGCCCCGCCGACCGGCACCTGGTCGCGGCGCCCGGGGCACCGCTCCAGTTCAAGGCGTACGACGGCAAGGCGTCCTTCGACGGGACGTCGGTACAGTTCCGCTGGTCCTGGACGGGGGCGTCCTCGGCGAAGTGGAAGGCCGGCGACCAGAGCTTCGCGGTGACCGAGCTGAGCGGGGTGGAGTGGCGGTCGCCGGAGGTCTTCGAGGGACACCTGCGGCTGATCAGGCGGTCGGCCGATCCGGCGGCGCCCGCGCAGCCCGACCAGGACCCGGCGGCCGTCGTCTTCGGGCTGGGCTACGGCCCGGTGCACGAGTCGCTGCCGTTCGCCGCGGCGGTGCTCGCCGCCGTGCGCACCCGGGGGCCGGTGCCCGCGATACCGGCCCCGGCCCGGCGCGATCCCGCCGACATCGCCGAACGCATCCGGCACCTGGGGGAACTGCACCAGGCCGGACTGGTCACCGACGAGGAATTCTCCAGCAAGAAGGCGGAACTGCTGGCAGAGCTGTGA
- a CDS encoding alpha/beta hydrolase — MTSFDTSPHLNIWRALPALAVVFVMLATTGWTALRTHRESSALAASLAQWQHGHLHGLRLPDPEAAPARLARFFGSLTPGDRDRLARRYPLAVGNMNGAPVSLRYRANHLALEQARKSERGRMHDSRLSTAGQQDAGRRMHRYESLLSAGRQILAFDPEGSGRIAEVFGDLASARRISVVVPGVDTDLLTFQRTNRPYTAPVGMAKALYAAERTVRPTTRTAVIAWADYTSPDGLGVDAATGLRAEEGAVRLNALLRALPGRAPVSMFCHSYGSVLCGVAARDMPRRVADIAVAASPGMRAAGAAGLGTTARVWAMRDASDWVRDVPYLELGGLGHGADPVSAGFGARVLSARDAEGHSGYFQPGTDSLRNLAAVGAGAYSEVTCAREDDACRSGLSGTPTAERA, encoded by the coding sequence GTGACTTCCTTCGACACCTCCCCGCACCTCAACATCTGGCGCGCCCTGCCGGCGCTGGCCGTGGTGTTCGTGATGCTCGCGACCACCGGCTGGACCGCCCTGCGCACCCACCGGGAGTCGTCGGCGCTCGCGGCCTCGCTCGCCCAGTGGCAGCACGGCCACCTGCACGGCCTGAGGCTGCCGGACCCCGAGGCCGCCCCGGCCCGGCTCGCCCGGTTCTTCGGCTCGCTCACCCCGGGCGACCGCGACCGGCTGGCCCGCCGCTATCCGCTCGCGGTCGGCAACATGAACGGCGCCCCGGTGTCGCTGCGCTACCGGGCCAACCACCTCGCGCTGGAGCAGGCCCGCAAGAGCGAACGCGGGCGCATGCACGACAGCCGGCTCAGCACGGCCGGCCAGCAGGACGCGGGCCGGCGGATGCACCGCTACGAATCCCTGCTGAGCGCGGGCCGGCAGATCCTGGCCTTCGACCCCGAGGGATCGGGCCGGATCGCCGAGGTGTTCGGCGACCTCGCCTCGGCCCGGCGGATCTCGGTCGTCGTCCCCGGCGTGGACACCGACCTGCTCACCTTCCAGCGGACCAACCGCCCCTACACCGCCCCGGTCGGCATGGCCAAGGCGCTGTACGCGGCCGAGCGGACGGTGCGACCCACGACCCGCACGGCCGTGATCGCCTGGGCCGACTACACCTCGCCCGACGGGCTCGGGGTGGACGCGGCCACCGGACTGCGCGCCGAGGAGGGCGCCGTACGGCTGAACGCGCTGCTGCGCGCGCTGCCCGGCCGGGCCCCGGTGTCGATGTTCTGTCATAGCTACGGCTCGGTGCTCTGCGGGGTCGCCGCACGCGACATGCCCCGCCGGGTCGCCGACATAGCGGTGGCCGCGAGCCCCGGCATGCGTGCCGCCGGCGCCGCCGGCCTCGGCACGACGGCCCGGGTGTGGGCCATGCGGGACGCCAGCGACTGGGTGCGCGACGTGCCCTATCTGGAGCTGGGCGGCCTCGGTCATGGCGCCGACCCGGTGTCGGCGGGGTTCGGGGCGCGGGTGCTGTCGGCCCGGGACGCCGAGGGGCACAGCGGCTACTTCCAGCCCGGCACGGACAGCCTGCGCAATCTCGCCGCCGTCGGGGCGGGCGCGTACAGCGAGGTGACGTGCGCACGGGAGGACGATGCGTGCCGGTCCGGTCTGTCCGGCACGCCGACGGCCGAACGCGCGTAG
- a CDS encoding TetR/AcrR family transcriptional regulator: protein METLRERKKRRTRESLLRAALELFTTQGYERTTVDEIAEAVDVSQRTFFRYFAGKEDVAFAVQDMAEAAFVAAVRTRPPHEAPMRALRQAFLDSWDEMRETVESVVPVELHLSMYRTIEAEPPLLAARLRRLAATEEALARVLAEREGVDMDTDPRPRLAVAVFGGVMRVTERQWCTSEDSGPEVIRTLTTSYLDQVGSALTGNWRTA from the coding sequence ATGGAGACGCTGCGCGAGCGCAAGAAGCGGCGCACACGGGAATCGCTGCTGCGGGCCGCTCTCGAACTGTTCACCACACAGGGGTACGAGCGGACGACCGTCGACGAGATCGCCGAGGCCGTCGACGTCTCGCAGCGCACCTTCTTCCGTTACTTCGCGGGCAAGGAGGACGTGGCCTTCGCGGTCCAGGACATGGCCGAGGCGGCGTTCGTGGCGGCCGTACGGACCCGCCCGCCGCACGAGGCGCCGATGCGGGCCCTGCGCCAGGCGTTCCTGGACAGCTGGGACGAGATGCGCGAGACCGTCGAGTCGGTGGTGCCGGTCGAGCTGCACCTGAGCATGTACCGGACGATCGAGGCCGAGCCGCCGCTGCTCGCCGCCCGGCTGCGCCGGCTGGCCGCGACGGAGGAGGCGCTCGCGCGGGTGCTGGCCGAGCGGGAGGGCGTCGACATGGACACCGACCCCCGGCCCCGGCTGGCGGTGGCCGTGTTCGGCGGCGTGATGCGGGTCACCGAACGGCAGTGGTGCACGAGCGAGGACTCCGGACCCGAGGTGATTCGGACGCTCACCACGTCGTACCTCGATCAGGTGGGTTCGGCGCTGACCGGAAACTGGCGGACCGCCTGA
- a CDS encoding MFS transporter, whose protein sequence is MTSQTTIDATGPGDGTPAAPSGPQPAAGLRGHPWLTLITVAVGVMMVALDGTIVAIANPAIGKDLHASWAQLQWITNAYFLALAVSLITAGKLGDRFGHRQTFLIGVTGFAAASGAIGLSDSIAAVVTFRVFQGLFGALLMPAALGLLRATFPAEKLNMAIGIWGMVIGASTAGGPILGGVLVEHVNWQSVFFINVPVGALALVLGMLILLDHRAENAPRSFDLLGIALLSGAMFCLVWALIKAPAWGWGDGKTWLFLIASVVGFALFALWEKRVREPLIPLALFRSVALSAGVVLMVLMAIAFMGGLFFVTFYLQNVHGMSPIDAGLHLLPLTGMMIVGSPLAGVLITKAGPRIPLAGGMAVTAIAMYGMSTLEENTGSGLMSVWFALLGLGLAPVMVGATEVIVGNAPMELSGVAGGLQQAAMQIGGSLGTAVLGAVMASKVDHTLAGNWADAGLPELPPQQLHQAAEAVQQGVAPVAEGTPAPIAEKITEVAHHTFIDGMSLASLVAAGVAAVAVLVALLTKRGTNAEAGAGVGHI, encoded by the coding sequence ATGACTAGTCAGACCACCATCGACGCGACGGGGCCGGGGGACGGGACGCCGGCCGCTCCGTCCGGGCCGCAGCCGGCCGCGGGCCTGCGCGGCCACCCGTGGCTCACGCTGATCACCGTCGCCGTAGGGGTCATGATGGTGGCCCTCGACGGCACCATCGTGGCCATCGCCAACCCGGCCATCGGCAAGGACCTGCACGCCAGCTGGGCCCAGCTCCAGTGGATCACCAACGCCTACTTCCTGGCGCTCGCGGTCTCGCTGATCACCGCCGGCAAGCTGGGCGACCGCTTCGGCCACCGGCAGACGTTCCTCATCGGTGTCACCGGCTTCGCCGCCGCCTCCGGCGCCATCGGGCTGTCGGACAGCATCGCCGCGGTCGTCACCTTCCGTGTCTTCCAGGGCCTGTTCGGCGCGCTGCTGATGCCGGCCGCGCTCGGCCTGCTGCGGGCGACCTTCCCGGCCGAGAAGCTCAACATGGCGATCGGCATCTGGGGCATGGTGATCGGCGCCTCCACGGCCGGCGGCCCGATCCTCGGCGGTGTCCTCGTCGAGCACGTCAACTGGCAGTCGGTGTTCTTCATCAACGTGCCGGTCGGCGCCCTCGCCCTCGTGCTGGGCATGCTGATCCTGCTCGACCACCGCGCCGAGAACGCCCCGCGCTCCTTCGACCTGCTGGGCATCGCCCTGCTCTCCGGCGCGATGTTCTGCCTGGTCTGGGCCCTGATCAAGGCTCCGGCGTGGGGCTGGGGCGACGGCAAGACCTGGCTGTTCCTGATCGCCTCGGTCGTCGGCTTCGCCCTGTTCGCCCTCTGGGAGAAGCGGGTGCGAGAGCCGCTGATCCCGCTGGCGCTGTTCCGCTCGGTCGCGCTGTCCGCGGGTGTGGTGCTGATGGTCCTGATGGCCATCGCGTTCATGGGCGGTCTGTTCTTCGTCACCTTCTACCTGCAGAACGTCCACGGCATGAGCCCGATCGACGCGGGCCTGCACCTGCTGCCGCTGACCGGCATGATGATCGTCGGCTCACCGCTGGCCGGCGTCCTCATCACCAAGGCCGGCCCGCGGATACCGCTGGCGGGCGGCATGGCCGTCACCGCGATCGCCATGTACGGCATGTCCACGCTGGAGGAGAACACCGGCAGCGGTCTGATGTCCGTGTGGTTCGCCCTGCTCGGCCTCGGTCTCGCCCCGGTCATGGTCGGCGCCACGGAGGTCATCGTCGGCAACGCCCCGATGGAGCTGTCCGGTGTCGCGGGCGGTCTCCAGCAGGCGGCCATGCAGATCGGCGGCAGCCTCGGTACGGCCGTGCTCGGCGCGGTGATGGCCTCCAAGGTCGACCACACGCTGGCCGGCAACTGGGCGGACGCCGGGCTGCCGGAGCTGCCCCCGCAGCAGCTGCACCAGGCGGCCGAGGCGGTTCAGCAGGGCGTCGCGCCGGTGGCCGAGGGCACTCCGGCACCCATCGCCGAGAAGATCACCGAGGTGGCGCACCACACCTTCATCGACGGCATGAGCCTCGCCTCCCTCGTGGCGGCGGGCGTGGCCGCGGTCGCCGTCCTCGTCGCGCTGCTCACCAAGCGCGGCACCAACGCGGAGGCGGGCGCGGGCGTGGGCCACATCTGA
- a CDS encoding small hydrophobic protein, translated as MMAGFGQGTRGYPRSRGRTWQRTGPDRATLGIIGAICAVAGFFALGIVLGPVAIFCGWQSMGRSWSGERNVPALVALILGAIDTLLAVIALAGAATWGNGLL; from the coding sequence ATGATGGCAGGCTTCGGGCAAGGAACACGCGGGTACCCCCGGTCGCGAGGCCGGACGTGGCAACGCACCGGGCCGGACCGCGCGACGCTCGGGATCATCGGCGCGATCTGCGCGGTGGCCGGCTTCTTCGCGCTGGGGATCGTCCTCGGTCCCGTGGCGATCTTCTGCGGCTGGCAGTCGATGGGCCGCAGCTGGTCCGGCGAACGCAATGTGCCGGCGCTGGTCGCCCTGATCCTGGGCGCGATCGACACCCTGCTCGCCGTCATCGCCCTCGCGGGCGCGGCGACCTGGGGCAACGGGCTCCTCTAG
- a CDS encoding potassium channel family protein — translation MEQLSAQARWERYSERPLLALTVAFAVAYAVPIVDASAGRSLTALCTGVEWVVWGAFALDYLVRLALAPQRRAFVRRHWVDLCAVVLPVLQPLRLLRLVSTLLLVGRRARMAPQIKLTTYVVGSVIGLLMFGSLAVLSVERESPRGNIRTLGDAVWWSFTTMTTVGYGDHAPTTGLGRMIAVGLMLSGIALLGVVTANIAAWFISRFEKDDVEERRQTEAIASLAEEVRLLRAEVARLTEAAPRRGAGGCADSHSGPAPGNGPQAP, via the coding sequence ATGGAGCAACTGTCCGCCCAGGCGCGCTGGGAGCGGTATAGCGAACGGCCGCTGCTGGCGCTCACGGTGGCGTTCGCCGTCGCCTACGCGGTGCCCATCGTGGACGCCTCCGCCGGGCGCTCCCTGACGGCCCTGTGCACCGGGGTCGAGTGGGTGGTGTGGGGCGCGTTCGCCTTGGACTACCTGGTCCGGCTGGCGCTCGCCCCGCAACGGAGGGCGTTCGTGCGACGGCACTGGGTCGACCTGTGCGCGGTCGTGCTGCCGGTCCTGCAGCCGCTGCGGCTGCTGCGGCTGGTGTCGACGCTGCTGCTGGTGGGCCGGCGGGCGCGGATGGCCCCGCAGATCAAGCTGACCACGTATGTCGTCGGCTCCGTGATCGGCCTGCTGATGTTCGGCTCGCTGGCGGTGCTGTCCGTGGAGCGGGAGTCGCCGCGCGGGAACATCAGGACACTGGGTGACGCGGTGTGGTGGTCGTTCACCACGATGACGACCGTCGGATACGGGGACCACGCGCCGACGACGGGGCTCGGGCGGATGATCGCGGTCGGTCTGATGCTCTCCGGGATCGCCCTGCTCGGTGTCGTCACCGCGAACATCGCCGCGTGGTTCATCTCGCGTTTCGAGAAGGACGACGTGGAGGAGCGCCGGCAGACGGAGGCGATCGCCTCCCTGGCCGAGGAGGTGCGGCTGCTGCGCGCCGAGGTGGCGCGGCTGACGGAGGCGGCACCCCGAAGGGGCGCGGGCGGCTGTGCCGACAGCCACAGCGGACCCGCGCCCGGCAACGGGCCGCAAGCTCCCTAG
- the aceE gene encoding pyruvate dehydrogenase (acetyl-transferring), homodimeric type, which translates to MASGPDRNPIIIGGLPSQVPDFDPEETQEWLDSLDAAVDERGRERARYLMLRLIERARERRVAVPEMRSTDYVNTIPTKSEPFFPGNEDIERRILNATRWNAAVMVSRAQRPGIGVGGHIATFASSASLYDVGFNHFFRGKDEGDGGDQVFFQGHASPGIYARAYLLDRLSAQQLDGFRQEKSKYPDGLSSYPHPRSMPDFWEFPTVSMGLGPLGAIYQARMNRYMQARGIADTSRSHVWAFLGDGEMDEPESLGQLSLAAREGLDNLTFVVNCNLQRLDGPVRGNGKIIQELESVFRGAGWNVIKLIWDRSWDPLLAQDRDGILVNKMNTTPDGQFQTYATESGSYIREHFFGGDHRLRAMVENMTDDQILHLGRGGHDHRKIYAAFKAAKEHKGQPTVILAKTVKGWTLGPNFEGRNATHQMKKLTVDDLKRFRDRLHLPISDKELESGPPPYYHPGPDSEEIQYMHDRRRSLGGYVPTRVVRSRPLALPDDKAYATVKKGTGQQSIATTMAFVRLLKDLMRDKEIGKRFVLIAPDEYRTFGMDSFFPSAKIYNPLGQQYESVDRELLLAYKESPTGQMLHDGISEAGCTASLTAAGSAYATHGEPLIPVYVFYSMFGFQRTGDQFWQMADQLARGFVLGATAGRTTLTGEGLQHADGHSQLLASTNPACVAYDPAYAYEIAHIVQDGLRRMYGSSPEHPHGEDVFYYLTVYNEPIQHPAEPPNVDVEGIVKGIHRIREATGGAIPAQIMASGVAVPWALEAQRILAEDWNVRADVWSATSWNELRREAVACEEHNLLHPEEEQRVPFVTRKLGGAEGPFVAVSDWMRSVPDQIARWVPGTYQSLGADGFGFADTRGAARRFFHIDAQSIVVAVLTELAREGKVDRSALKQAIDRYRLLDVAAADPGAAGGDA; encoded by the coding sequence GTGGCTTCCGGACCCGATCGCAATCCGATCATCATTGGCGGCCTTCCGAGTCAGGTTCCTGACTTCGACCCCGAAGAGACCCAGGAATGGCTCGACTCCCTGGACGCCGCCGTCGACGAGCGCGGCCGGGAACGGGCCCGCTATCTCATGCTGCGCCTGATCGAGCGGGCCCGCGAGAGGCGCGTGGCCGTGCCCGAGATGCGCAGCACGGACTACGTCAACACGATCCCCACCAAGAGCGAGCCGTTCTTCCCCGGCAACGAGGACATCGAGCGCAGGATCCTCAACGCCACCCGCTGGAACGCGGCCGTGATGGTCTCGCGCGCCCAGCGCCCGGGCATCGGCGTCGGCGGCCACATCGCCACCTTCGCCTCCTCCGCCTCGCTCTACGACGTCGGCTTCAACCACTTCTTCCGCGGCAAGGACGAGGGCGACGGCGGCGACCAGGTCTTCTTCCAGGGCCACGCCTCTCCCGGCATCTACGCCCGCGCCTACCTGCTCGACCGGCTCTCCGCGCAGCAGCTCGACGGCTTCCGCCAGGAGAAGTCGAAGTACCCGGACGGCCTCTCCAGCTACCCGCACCCGCGCTCGATGCCGGACTTCTGGGAGTTCCCGACGGTCTCCATGGGCCTCGGCCCGCTCGGGGCGATCTACCAGGCGCGGATGAACCGCTACATGCAGGCGCGCGGCATCGCCGACACCTCGCGGTCGCACGTGTGGGCGTTCCTCGGCGACGGCGAGATGGACGAGCCGGAGTCGCTCGGCCAGCTCTCCCTGGCCGCCCGGGAGGGCCTGGACAACCTGACCTTCGTGGTCAACTGCAACCTCCAGCGGCTGGACGGGCCGGTGCGCGGCAACGGCAAGATCATCCAGGAGCTGGAGTCGGTCTTCCGGGGCGCCGGCTGGAACGTGATCAAACTGATCTGGGACCGCTCCTGGGACCCGCTGCTCGCGCAGGACCGGGACGGCATCCTCGTCAACAAGATGAACACGACCCCGGACGGCCAGTTCCAGACGTACGCCACCGAGTCCGGGTCCTACATCCGCGAGCACTTCTTCGGCGGCGACCACCGGCTGCGCGCGATGGTCGAGAACATGACCGACGACCAGATCCTGCACCTGGGCCGCGGCGGTCACGACCACCGCAAGATCTACGCGGCGTTCAAGGCGGCCAAGGAGCACAAGGGCCAGCCGACGGTCATCCTGGCCAAGACGGTCAAGGGCTGGACGCTGGGCCCGAACTTCGAGGGCCGCAACGCCACGCACCAGATGAAGAAGCTGACGGTCGACGACCTCAAGCGCTTCCGGGACCGGCTGCACCTGCCGATCTCCGACAAGGAGCTGGAGTCCGGCCCGCCGCCGTACTACCACCCGGGCCCGGACTCGGAGGAGATCCAGTACATGCACGACCGCCGCCGGTCCCTCGGCGGTTACGTCCCGACGCGCGTCGTGCGCTCCCGGCCGCTCGCCCTGCCGGACGACAAGGCGTACGCGACCGTGAAGAAGGGCACGGGCCAGCAGTCCATCGCGACGACCATGGCCTTCGTCCGGCTCCTGAAGGACCTCATGCGGGACAAGGAGATCGGCAAGCGGTTCGTACTGATCGCGCCGGACGAGTACCGCACCTTCGGTATGGACTCCTTCTTCCCGAGTGCGAAGATCTACAACCCGCTGGGCCAGCAGTACGAGTCCGTGGACCGGGAACTCCTCCTCGCCTACAAGGAGTCGCCGACCGGCCAGATGCTGCACGACGGCATCTCCGAGGCGGGCTGCACGGCCTCGCTGACGGCGGCGGGATCGGCGTACGCCACACACGGCGAGCCGCTGATCCCGGTGTACGTCTTCTACTCGATGTTCGGTTTCCAGCGCACCGGCGACCAGTTCTGGCAGATGGCCGACCAGTTGGCGCGCGGGTTCGTCCTGGGCGCGACCGCCGGCCGTACGACCCTGACCGGCGAGGGCCTCCAGCACGCGGACGGCCACTCCCAGCTGCTGGCCTCCACCAACCCGGCGTGCGTGGCCTACGACCCGGCGTACGCCTACGAGATCGCGCACATCGTCCAGGACGGCCTGCGCCGGATGTACGGCAGCTCGCCCGAGCACCCGCACGGCGAGGACGTCTTCTACTACCTCACCGTCTACAACGAGCCCATCCAGCACCCGGCCGAGCCGCCGAACGTGGACGTCGAGGGCATCGTCAAGGGCATCCACCGGATCCGCGAGGCCACCGGCGGCGCGATCCCGGCGCAGATCATGGCGTCGGGCGTGGCGGTCCCGTGGGCCCTGGAGGCCCAGCGGATCCTGGCCGAGGACTGGAACGTCCGGGCGGACGTGTGGTCCGCGACCTCCTGGAACGAGCTGCGCCGCGAGGCCGTGGCCTGCGAGGAGCACAACCTGCTCCACCCGGAGGAGGAGCAGCGGGTGCCGTTCGTGACGCGCAAGCTCGGCGGCGCCGAGGGTCCGTTCGTGGCCGTGTCCGACTGGATGCGATCGGTTCCGGACCAGATCGCGCGCTGGGTGCCCGGCACGTACCAGTCCCTCGGTGCCGACGGGTTCGGCTTCGCCGACACCCGGGGCGCCGCGCGCCGCTTCTTCCACATCGACGCCCAGTCGATCGTGGTGGCGGTGCTCACGGAGCTGGCGCGCGAGGGCAAGGTCGACCGGTCCGCGCTGAAGCAGGCCATCGACCGGTACCGGCTGCTGGACGTCGCGGCGGCGGACCCGGGCGCGGCCGGAGGCGACGCGTAG
- a CDS encoding DUF3052 domain-containing protein, which yields MSATADHAEERTNPAARLGFQPGQVVQEIGYDDDVDQELREAIEEVTGTDLVDEDYDDVADAVVLWFRDDDGDLTDALVDATTYIEEGGAILLLTPKTGRAGYVEPSDIQDAATTAGLTASKGISVGKDWSGSRLATPKAAKSKR from the coding sequence GTGAGCGCGACCGCGGACCACGCGGAGGAGCGGACGAACCCTGCCGCCAGGCTGGGGTTCCAGCCCGGGCAGGTGGTCCAGGAGATCGGCTACGACGACGACGTCGACCAGGAGCTCCGCGAGGCCATCGAGGAGGTCACCGGGACTGACCTCGTGGACGAGGACTACGACGACGTGGCCGACGCCGTTGTGCTGTGGTTCCGTGACGACGACGGCGACCTGACGGATGCGCTGGTGGATGCCACCACGTACATCGAAGAGGGCGGCGCGATCCTGCTCCTCACGCCGAAGACCGGCCGTGCGGGGTATGTGGAACCGAGCGACATCCAGGACGCCGCCACGACGGCCGGCCTGACGGCGTCGAAGGGCATCAGCGTGGGCAAGGACTGGAGCGGCTCGCGCCTGGCGACGCCCAAGGCCGCCAAGTCCAAGCGGTGA